A section of the Nocardioides oleivorans genome encodes:
- a CDS encoding phosphoglycerate kinase — protein sequence MSTTSAGLSSLGDLTGKRVLVRSDLNVPLDGTTITDDGRIRASVPTIQELSDAGAKVVVTAHLGRPDGSPDPTYSLEPVAARLSELLGKPVAFATDTVGASASETVAGLQDGDVAVLENVRFNDGETSKDDAVRGAFADQLAQLADVFVSDGFGVVHRKQASVYDVALRLPSAMGGLVAAEVDVLRRLTEHPDRPYVVVLGGSKVSDKLGVIDNLIDKADKLLIGGGMVFTFLKAQGHEVGKSLLEADQLDTCTRYLTEAADRGVEIVLPTDVVVDTAFPSGDREPQPVVVPASEIPADALGLDIGPESAAAFAAALADARTVFWNGPMGVFEVAAFADGTRAVAQALTEVTTSGGLSVVGGGDSAAAVRQLGFDEAAFGHISTGGGASLEFLEGKELPGIAVLERD from the coding sequence ATGTCGACCACGTCTGCTGGCCTCTCCTCGCTGGGTGACCTGACCGGCAAGCGCGTCCTGGTCCGCTCGGACCTGAACGTGCCCCTCGACGGCACCACCATCACCGACGACGGTCGGATCCGCGCGAGCGTGCCGACCATCCAGGAGCTGTCCGACGCGGGGGCCAAGGTGGTCGTCACCGCCCACCTCGGCCGCCCGGACGGCTCGCCCGACCCGACCTACTCCCTCGAGCCCGTCGCCGCACGGCTCTCGGAGCTGCTCGGCAAGCCGGTCGCCTTCGCGACCGACACCGTCGGTGCCAGCGCCAGCGAGACCGTCGCCGGTCTCCAGGACGGCGACGTCGCCGTCCTGGAGAACGTCCGGTTCAACGACGGCGAGACCAGCAAGGACGACGCCGTCCGCGGGGCGTTCGCCGACCAGCTCGCGCAGCTGGCCGACGTGTTCGTCTCCGACGGCTTCGGCGTCGTCCACCGCAAGCAGGCGAGCGTGTACGACGTCGCGCTGCGGCTGCCGTCCGCCATGGGCGGGCTGGTCGCGGCCGAGGTCGACGTGCTCCGCCGGCTCACCGAGCACCCGGACCGCCCCTACGTGGTGGTCCTGGGCGGCTCGAAGGTGTCCGACAAGCTCGGCGTCATCGACAACCTGATCGACAAGGCCGACAAGCTGCTCATCGGTGGCGGCATGGTCTTCACCTTCCTCAAGGCCCAGGGCCACGAGGTCGGCAAGAGCCTGCTGGAGGCCGACCAGCTCGACACCTGCACCCGCTACCTCACCGAGGCGGCGGACCGCGGGGTGGAGATCGTGCTCCCGACGGACGTCGTGGTCGACACGGCGTTCCCGTCGGGCGACCGCGAGCCCCAGCCCGTCGTCGTACCCGCCTCGGAGATCCCGGCCGACGCCCTCGGGCTCGACATCGGGCCCGAGTCGGCGGCCGCCTTCGCGGCGGCCCTGGCCGACGCGCGCACGGTCTTCTGGAACGGCCCGATGGGCGTCTTCGAGGTGGCCGCGTTCGCCGACGGCACCCGCGCCGTCGCGCAGGCCCTGACCGAGGTCACCACCTCGGGCGGGCTGTCGGTCGTCGGCGGCGGCGACTCCGCCGCGGCCGTGCGCCAGCTCGGCTTCGACGAGGCCGCGTTCGGCCACATCTCCACCGGCGGTGGCGCGTCGTTGGAGTTCCTGGAGGGCAAGGAGCTCCCGGGCATCGCTGTACTCGAGAGGGACTGA
- a CDS encoding RNA polymerase-binding protein RbpA translates to MAGGGGNAIRGSRVGAGPMGEAERGEAAPRQTVTYFCSHDHRSVVTFAIEASVPDSWDCPKCGLPASLDSENPPPAPKIEPYKTHLAYVKERRSETEAADILDEAVALLRSRRKSGDIIF, encoded by the coding sequence GTGGCTGGTGGTGGTGGAAACGCGATCCGCGGAAGTCGGGTCGGGGCTGGCCCGATGGGTGAGGCCGAGCGCGGCGAGGCCGCGCCCCGGCAGACGGTGACGTACTTCTGCAGCCACGACCACCGCTCGGTGGTCACCTTCGCGATCGAGGCCTCCGTGCCGGACTCGTGGGACTGCCCGAAGTGCGGCCTCCCGGCCAGCCTGGACTCGGAGAACCCGCCCCCGGCGCCCAAGATCGAGCCCTACAAGACGCACCTCGCCTACGTGAAGGAGCGTCGCTCCGAGACCGAGGCGGCCGACATCCTCGACGAGGCAGTCGCCCTGCTCCGCAGCCGTCGCAAGTCCGGCGACATCATCTTCTGA
- the tpiA gene encoding triose-phosphate isomerase — translation MAGNWKMNLNHQEAVVLVQKLAWTLSDKRHDYAKAEVVVVPPFTDIRSVQTLVDGDRLSVRYGAQDVSVHDNGAYTGEISAAMLSKLGCSYVVVGHSERRMYHNESDELVNAKAHKSLAAGMVPIVCVGEGLDVRQAGEHVPFTLSQVDGSLAGFTAEQVAGLVVAYEPVWAIGTGEVATPDDAQEVCAAIRGRVREVHGDGAADGLRILYGGSVKAANVGGIMDKADVDGCLVGGASLQVDEFGGICRFYDMPVL, via the coding sequence ATGGCGGGCAACTGGAAGATGAACCTCAACCACCAGGAAGCGGTGGTCCTGGTGCAGAAGCTGGCGTGGACGCTGTCCGACAAGCGCCACGACTACGCCAAGGCCGAGGTGGTCGTCGTCCCGCCGTTCACCGACATCCGCTCGGTGCAGACGCTGGTCGACGGCGACCGGCTCTCGGTCCGCTACGGCGCGCAGGACGTCTCCGTCCACGACAACGGCGCCTACACCGGCGAGATCTCCGCGGCCATGCTGTCCAAGCTCGGCTGCTCCTACGTCGTCGTGGGGCACTCCGAGCGCCGGATGTACCACAACGAGAGCGACGAGCTCGTCAACGCCAAGGCGCACAAGTCGCTCGCGGCCGGCATGGTCCCGATCGTGTGCGTCGGGGAGGGACTCGACGTACGACAGGCGGGCGAGCACGTGCCCTTCACGCTCTCGCAGGTCGACGGCTCGCTCGCGGGCTTCACCGCTGAGCAGGTCGCCGGTCTCGTCGTGGCCTACGAGCCCGTGTGGGCCATCGGCACCGGCGAGGTCGCCACCCCCGACGACGCCCAGGAGGTCTGCGCGGCCATCCGTGGGCGCGTGCGCGAGGTGCACGGCGACGGGGCCGCGGACGGCCTCCGGATCCTCTACGGCGGCTCCGTCAAGGCGGCCAACGTGGGCGGCATCATGGACAAGGCCGACGTCGACGGCTGCCTGGTCGGAGGCGCGAGCCTGCAGGTCGACGAGTTCGGCGGCATCTGCCGGTTCTACGACATGCCCGTCCTCTGA
- the pgl gene encoding 6-phosphogluconolactonase — protein MTAAPVVRRHDDADSLVGDVASALLDRIEAAQARGEVPHIGLTGGTIAEALHRELARRAPDSSVDWSRVAFWWGDERFVPADSPDRNALQAREALLDHVPVDRSHVHEVPASDQVASAEDAASSYSASMREHGAGSFEVLMLGIGPDGHCASLFPGHPALGARDEIAIAVHDSPKPPPDRVSLTFEAMERSRAVWFIASGEGKAEAVARALAPEGTIEETPARGVRGEETVWWLDEDAASAL, from the coding sequence GTGACCGCCGCACCCGTGGTACGCCGCCACGACGACGCCGACTCGCTCGTCGGTGACGTCGCCTCCGCCCTGCTCGATCGGATCGAGGCCGCGCAGGCGCGTGGCGAGGTGCCCCACATCGGCCTCACCGGCGGCACCATCGCCGAGGCGTTGCACCGTGAGCTCGCCCGCCGGGCGCCGGACTCGTCGGTCGACTGGTCGCGCGTCGCGTTCTGGTGGGGTGACGAGCGCTTCGTGCCTGCCGACTCCCCCGACCGCAATGCCCTCCAGGCGCGTGAGGCGCTGCTCGACCACGTCCCGGTCGACCGGTCCCACGTGCACGAGGTGCCGGCCAGCGACCAGGTGGCGAGCGCCGAGGACGCGGCGTCGTCGTACAGCGCCAGCATGCGCGAGCACGGTGCCGGCTCCTTCGAGGTGCTGATGCTGGGCATCGGCCCCGACGGCCACTGCGCGTCGCTGTTTCCCGGGCACCCCGCGCTCGGCGCTCGTGACGAGATCGCCATCGCCGTCCACGACTCCCCCAAGCCGCCGCCGGACCGGGTGAGCCTCACCTTCGAGGCGATGGAGCGGTCCCGCGCGGTGTGGTTCATCGCCAGCGGCGAGGGCAAGGCCGAGGCGGTCGCGCGTGCCCTCGCGCCCGAGGGGACGATCGAGGAGACTCCCGCCCGCGGCGTCCGCGGTGAGGAGACCGTCTGGTGGCTCGACGAGGACGCGGCCTCCGCCCTCTGA
- the secG gene encoding preprotein translocase subunit SecG — protein MILLFTILLVIASAIMILLVLLHKGRGGGLSDMFGGGVSSSLGGSSVAERNLDRFTVGVGVIWFACIIALGLLMAYQGN, from the coding sequence GTGATTCTGCTCTTCACCATCCTGCTCGTCATTGCGAGCGCGATCATGATCCTGCTGGTCCTCCTCCACAAGGGGCGAGGTGGCGGTCTGTCCGACATGTTCGGCGGCGGCGTCTCCAGCAGCCTGGGGGGATCGTCGGTGGCTGAGCGCAACCTCGACCGGTTCACGGTCGGCGTCGGCGTCATCTGGTTTGCCTGCATCATCGCCCTGGGCCTCCTCATGGCCTACCAGGGCAACTGA